From one Drosophila gunungcola strain Sukarami chromosome 2R unlocalized genomic scaffold, Dgunungcola_SK_2 000006F, whole genome shotgun sequence genomic stretch:
- the LOC128255068 gene encoding polycomb protein Asx isoform X3, whose product MKTITPDTTTTTSQHQQLLIPQADQHHQPMLQQQSLLAAPPPPIIMEHVNLVDDDEKDPLALEQLEVSPSTKHTHSLRRHLPRIIVKPIPPEKKPMAPSEEPAVNPASAPPPRLICSRRIQQQQQVKAAAAAAAAAAAAAAAAAAATAQAQAAANYPSAISPGSKAGSSQASTMREVLASIPGFSVKPRRRSNKKLTTAAQIEQTKDGKIDLETPDSILASTNLRALLNKQTFSLLPPLYQYNLIQLLPSVDREASELELPSGSGSGGSSSEGIRLSASCLNNEFFARACLEWRERLSEGEFTPENQLKLKTEAEREKNKLDPWKLKHFEPFWGEKNARSKAKTEGDGKDQKPSVSVKSEPKPPATLQQKPQQQQATCDNETELKFDLSTKCETTAATTKTTVATAVAAKSSAPSATSSQSNVLNEQQRRILKRPSSSPSQRKQAPTTIATITLDDDPDELPSTSKDSKQPKMIEIVPNASGFVVATPAADVVDNAARDTESKEEQKHNRQHQPLINSTCDRFEPSEQCSEEVIVAMKRTEDVEVVPPAATAAAKPAIAVVTPPAPKPEHLVNNPEVVNHFVSYLQSVELAADTKAPLENSTEADVRTGTNSHDFVFADTIDHAYFQDHQSAINHNYFTSSSSSNTATTAAIKLEEQCGKLEDLPMPIASSISGSTPASSITSTSCTSSSSSTASMSSSCSSSNSGSTTTAPTTSSSVGAGAATTPLTLAAAAETTLANVQAMLSTVAKLQQQQQEQQELPMELNSNEMYQHVQHDWNFGDIKLSSSQSTGDQQRSLNHESIDLMDVVQDADVIDDIMDNDVCHEVLDDDEEDDEEEEEDDEVVECITEEQQEQQLMDEDNEAVREIVDKLQQHQQQQEQQQQQQHQQLHIQDVVQLAQHSFMPQAHSEYGNDIAQEMLCDAVPMSAAEMEVSSTVITNSSNSNDSSNNMSSICSSSNSLTINQLPQQSAQQQQSQQNTQPSAPQQRQILVDSNGQIIGNFLLQQQRQQQQQQQLLQQFTLQAAAAQQQQQQQQQQQQQQQQATSSNALPKTLPVALRNGAQQFLSPNLLAQQQHQQQQQLEQQQQQAAAHQKQHQIQQFALQQAQLHQRQLLAQAANNNLMQQQQQQQQQNVVPATTQAKFIAKPLNIISVTRPANASPTTAATTANTATIPSAYANVVAVTAAQQQPSPPVPAPPHQQQTSQQHQQPLLSNHNSNMQQLPTIPNVLTMKTLPPSGVPTTIAQQRLQPKMPTGKGRKATSNRLPPGAVNLERSYQICQAVIQNSPNRENLKAQLRPPAAILHQHQQPTATTAATPVNPVALNVSTVAATPMSNMTTASGSVAAAVAAAPVQNVLKQEELLVSGAVGAGALPAGLPPNVMGVGRPGVYKVIGPRMSGFPRKKYVQRKPSPTTLIRHVFSPGPGGATATPQQLQLLQQHHQSATPPVPVQNPQQVAPEPLIHQNGSGQYVLVHRANVGAADNQAPRASSAPPLHQNQFVTVQNPLHSMNGIPMGGRGRPASVDTTAGSGSVMPPTISATDALHHHHHELQQQQHQQQQQQQSQQPQPLGNVGAAANIVRRNIAAGKLVYY is encoded by the exons ATGAAAACTATAACGCCGGatacgacgacgacgacgtcgCAGCACCAACAACTTCTCATTCCACAAGCGGATCAGCATCACCAGCCgatgctgcagcagcagtcTCTGTTGGCCGCTCCACCGCCTCCCATAATAATGGAGCACGTGAATCTGGTGGACGACGACGAGAAGGATCCGCTTGCGCTGGAGCAGCTGGAGGTGTCGCCCTCTACCAAGCACACGCACAGTCTGAG ACGCCACCTGCCACGCATTATCGTGAAACCCATACCACCTGAGAAGAAGCCTATGGCGCCCAGTGAAGAGCCAGCCGTTAATCCTGCTTCTGCTCCGCCCCCGCGATTGATCTGCAGCCGACGCattcagcaacagcaacaggtcaaagcggcagctgcagcggcagcggcggcggcagcagcagcggctgcagcggcggcggccacagctcaagctcaagccgCCGCCAACTATCCATCCGCCATCTCACCTGGTAGCAAGGCCGGCTCCTCGCAAGCTTCGACCATGCGGGAGGTCCTAGCCTCAATACCCGGCTTTAGTGTTAAGCCACGTCGGAGGAGCAATAAAAAGCTGACGACAGCGGCGCAAATTGAGCAAACAAAAGATGGCAAGATCGACCTGGAGACCCCCGACTCCATACTCGCATCCACCAACCTTAGGGCGCTGTTGAACAAGCAAACGTTCTCGTTACTGCCGCCCCTCTATCAATACAATCTCATACAGCTGCTGCCCAGCGTGGATCGCGAGGCGAGCGAGCTGGAGCTACCCAGCGGCAGCGGAAGTGGAGGCAGCTCCTCGGAGGGTATAAGGCTTAGTGCCTCCTGCCTGAACAACGAGTTCTTTGCCCGAGCCTGCCTGGAATGGCGGGAGCGGTTGAGCGAAGGTGAATTCACTCCCGAGAATCAGTTAAAGTTGAAAACAGAGGCAGAGCGCGAGAAGAACAAGCTGGATCCTTGGAAACTGAAGCACTTTGAGCCCTTCTGGGGCGAAAAGAACGCCAGGAGCAAGGCTAAGACCGAAGGCGATGGCAAGGACCAGAAGCCTTCGGTTAGCGTTAAGAGTGAGCCCAAACCACCAGCAACATTGCAACAAAaaccacagcaacaacaagcaaCATGTGATAATGAGActgaattaaaatttgatttg AGCACAAAGTGCGAAACGACAGCAGCAACCACAAAAACTACAGTAGCAACAGCAGTAGCAGCTAAATCGAGCGCTCCGTCTGCCACCAGCAGCCAGAGTAATGTGTTAAACGAACAACAACGCCGAATCCTCAAACGTCCATCGAGCAGTCCTTCGCAACGCAAGCAGGCACCCACAACGATAGCCACCATAACTTTGGACGACGATCCCGACGAGCTGCCAAGCACATCGAAGGATAGCAAGCAGCCGAAGATGATCGAAATTGTTCCTAATGCGTCAGGGTTTGTTGTCGCTACCCCAGCAGCTGATGTTGTGGATAATGCCGCAAGGGATACAGAAAGCAAGGAGGAGCAAAAGCACAATCGCCAACATCAGCCACTTATCAACAGTACCTGTGATAGATTTGAGCCATCTGAGCAGTGCAGTGAGGAAGTGATCGTTGCCATGAAAAGAACGGAAGATGTAGAAGTGGTGCCGCCTGCTGCTACTGCAGCTGCCAAGCCAGCGATTGCTGTTGTTACCCCACCTGCACCAAAGCCGGAACATTTGGTAAACAACCCGGAGGTGGTCAACCACTTTGTGAGCTACTTGCAAAGCGTTGAACTAGCAGCTG ACACCAAAGCCCCTTTGGAAAACTCAACTGAGGCAGATGTAAGGACAGGAACAAACAGCCATGATTTTGTATTTGCAGATACCATTGATCACG CCTATTTCCAAGACCATCAATCAGCCATCAATCACAATTACTTCACTTCATCGTCATCGTCCAACA cAGCGACAACTGCAGCCATTAAACTGGAAGAGCAATGTGGAAAGCTGGAGGACCTACCGATGCCCATTGCTAGCTCTATTTCTGGGTCGACGCCGGCCAGTTCGATTACATCCACCAGCTGCAcatcatcctcatcctccACCGCTTCGATGTCATCTTCGTGCTCCAGCAGTAATTCGGGTTCAACAACAACGGCGCCCACGACATCATCGTCGGTCGGGGCGGGGGCAGCCACAACTCCATTGACCCTGGCGGCAGCAGCCGAAACCACTTTGGCCAATGTCCAAGCCATGCTCTCAACGGTGGCCAagttgcagcaacaacagcaagagcAACAGGAATTGCCCATGGAGTTGAACTCCAATGAAATGTACCAGCATGTGCAGCACGATTGGAACTTTGGCGACATTAAGTTGAGCAGCTCGCAATCAACTGGAGATCAGCAGCGCAGTTTAAACCATGAATCTATCGATCTGATGGATGTAGTGCAGGATGCCGACGTCATCGACGACATCATGGATAACGATGTGTGTCATGAAGTTCTTgatgacgacgaggaggatgacgaagaggaggaggaagacGATGAGGTGGTGGAATGCATTacggaggagcagcaggaacAGCAGCTAATGGATGAGGACAATGAAGCGGTGCGCGAGATAGTGGACAAActgcagcaacaccaacagcaacaggaacaacagcagcaacagcaacatcagcaattGCATATCCAGGATGTGGTCCAATTGGCTCAGCATTCGTTTATGCCGCAAGCCCACAGCGAATATGGAAATGAT ATCGCCCAGGAGATGCTCTGTGACGCTGTCCCAATGTCTGCTGCCGAAATGGAGGTATCCAGCACTGTGATCACCAACAGTAGCAATAGCAACGACAGCAGTAACAATATGAGCAGCATTTGCAGTAGCAGCAACAGTCTCACCATCAATCAGCTGCCGCAGCAATCtgcgcaacagcagcagagtCAACAGAACACTCAGCCAAGTGCACCACAACAACGCCAGATTCTTGTGGATTCCAATGGTCAGATAATTGGCAACTTTTTGCTGCAACAGCaacgccagcagcagcagcagcagcaacttctGCAACAGTTCACACTTCAAGCGGCTGCCgctcagcagcaacagcagcaacaacagcagcaacaacaacaacaacagcaagcaACAAGTAGCAATGCCTTGCCCAAGACATTGCCGGTGGCCCTTCGCAACGGAGCACAACAGTTCTTGTCGCCCAACTTGTTGgcccaacaacaacatcagcagcagcaacaactggagcagcaacagcagcaggctgCTGCGCATCAGAAACAGCACCAAATTCAGCAGTTTGCCCTGCAACAGGCGCAACTACATCAGCGACAATTGCTGGCGCaagcagccaacaacaatctgatgcagcagcagcaacaacaacagcagcaaaatgtTGTGCCTGCCACCACACAGGCTAAATTCATAGCCAAACCATTAAATATCATCTCCGTGACGCGACCTGCCAATGCATCGCCtaccacagcagcaacaacagcaaatacCGCAACTATTCCGTCCGCCTACGCCAATGTTGTTGCTGTGACAGCCGCGCAACAGCAGCCATCGCCGCCAGTACCTGCCCCGCCACATCAGCAGCAAACCTcgcagcagcaccaacagcCGCTGCTGAGCAatcacaacagcaacatgcaGCAGCTGCCCACGATTCCCAATGTTCTGACGATGAAAACTCTGCCGCCCTCGGGAGTGCCAACCACAATTGCCCAGCAACGATTACAGCCCAAGATGCCAACGGGCAAGGGTCGCAAGGCCACCAGCAACCGGTTGCCACCGGGTGCGGTCAATCTGGAGCGTAGCTATCAAATCTGCCAGGCAGTAATTCAAAACAGTCCAAATCGCGAAAACCTCAAGGCTCAACTGCGCCCACCAGCAGCGATACTCCACCAGCATCAGCAGCCGACGGCGACAACGGCGGCAACACCTGTCAACCCTGTGGCCCTAAATGTCTCAACCGTGGCAGCCACACCCATGTCCAACATGACAACGGCCAGCGGGAGTGTGGCCGCAGCCGTGGCCGCGGCTCCAGTGCAGAATGTTTTGAAGCAAGAGGAGCTTTTGGTCAGCGGAGCAGTTGGAGCCGGAGCACTGCCAGCTGGACTGCCGCCGAATGTGATGGGTGTCGGTCGTCCGGGTGTATATAAG GTTATTGGTCCCAGAATGAGTGGTTTTCCGCGAAAGAAATATGTTCAAAGGAAGCCCTCGCCCACCACGCTCATTCGGCATGTTTTCAGTCCCGGACCCGGAGGAGCTACAGCTACCCCCCaacagttgcagttgctgcagcagcatcatcagtCGGCCACACCGCCAGTGCCGGTGCAAAATCCCCAGCAGGTGGCCCCGGAGCCATTAATCCACCAGAATGGCAGCGGTCAGTATGTGCTGGTGCACCGGGCCAATGTGGGTGCAGCTGACAACCAAGCGCCTAGAGCCTCAAGTGCCCCACCGTTGCATCAAAACCAG TTTGTCACCGTTCAGAATCCGCTGCACAGCATGAATGGCATTCCCATGGGAGGACGCGGGCGTCCGGCATCGGTGGACACGACAGCGGGCAGCGGCAGTGTTATGCCGCCAACCATTTCCGCCACAGATGCGttgcatcatcatcaccacgagctgcagcaacagcagcatcagcagcagcagcagcagcaaagtCAACAGCCGCAGCCGCTGGGCAATGTGGGCGCCGCCGCGAATATTGTGCGGCGCAATATCGCTGCAGGTAAATTGGTGTATTATTAG
- the LOC128255068 gene encoding polycomb protein Asx isoform X4, producing the protein MKTITPDTTTTTSQHQQLLIPQADQHHQPMLQQQSLLAAPPPPIIMEHVNLVDDDEKDPLALEQLEVSPSTKHTHSLRRHLPRIIVKPIPPEKKPMAPSEEPAVNPASAPPPRLICSRRIQQQQQVKAAAAAAAAAAAAAAAAAAATAQAQAAANYPSAISPGSKAGSSQASTMREVLASIPGFSVKPRRRSNKKLTTAAQIEQTKDGKIDLETPDSILASTNLRALLNKQTFSLLPPLYQYNLIQLLPSVDREASELELPSGSGSGGSSSEGIRLSASCLNNEFFARACLEWRERLSEGEFTPENQLKLKTEAEREKNKLDPWKLKHFEPFWGEKNARSKAKTEGDGKDQKPSVSVKSEPKPPATLQQKPQQQQATCDNETELKFDLSTKCETTAATTKTTVATAVAAKSSAPSATSSQSNVLNEQQRRILKRPSSSPSQRKQAPTTIATITLDDDPDELPSTSKDSKQPKMIEIVPNASGFVVATPAADVVDNAARDTESKEEQKHNRQHQPLINSTCDRFEPSEQCSEEVIVAMKRTEDVEVVPPAATAAAKPAIAVVTPPAPKPEHLVNNPEVVNHFVSYLQSVELAADTKAPLENSTEADVRTGTNSHDFVFADTIDHAATTAAIKLEEQCGKLEDLPMPIASSISGSTPASSITSTSCTSSSSSTASMSSSCSSSNSGSTTTAPTTSSSVGAGAATTPLTLAAAAETTLANVQAMLSTVAKLQQQQQEQQELPMELNSNEMYQHVQHDWNFGDIKLSSSQSTGDQQRSLNHESIDLMDVVQDADVIDDIMDNDVCHEVLDDDEEDDEEEEEDDEVVECITEEQQEQQLMDEDNEAVREIVDKLQQHQQQQEQQQQQQHQQLHIQDVVQLAQHSFMPQAHSEYGNDIAQEMLCDAVPMSAAEMEVSSTVITNSSNSNDSSNNMSSICSSSNSLTINQLPQQSAQQQQSQQNTQPSAPQQRQILVDSNGQIIGNFLLQQQRQQQQQQQLLQQFTLQAAAAQQQQQQQQQQQQQQQQATSSNALPKTLPVALRNGAQQFLSPNLLAQQQHQQQQQLEQQQQQAAAHQKQHQIQQFALQQAQLHQRQLLAQAANNNLMQQQQQQQQQNVVPATTQAKFIAKPLNIISVTRPANASPTTAATTANTATIPSAYANVVAVTAAQQQPSPPVPAPPHQQQTSQQHQQPLLSNHNSNMQQLPTIPNVLTMKTLPPSGVPTTIAQQRLQPKMPTGKGRKATSNRLPPGAVNLERSYQICQAVIQNSPNRENLKAQLRPPAAILHQHQQPTATTAATPVNPVALNVSTVAATPMSNMTTASGSVAAAVAAAPVQNVLKQEELLVSGAVGAGALPAGLPPNVMGVGRPGVYKVIGPRMSGFPRKKYVQRKPSPTTLIRHVFSPGPGGATATPQQLQLLQQHHQSATPPVPVQNPQQVAPEPLIHQNGSGQYVLVHRANVGAADNQAPRASSAPPLHQNQFVTVQNPLHSMNGIPMGGRGRPASVDTTAGSGSVMPPTISATDALHHHHHELQQQQHQQQQQQQSQQPQPLGNVGAAANIVRRNIAAGKLVYY; encoded by the exons ATGAAAACTATAACGCCGGatacgacgacgacgacgtcgCAGCACCAACAACTTCTCATTCCACAAGCGGATCAGCATCACCAGCCgatgctgcagcagcagtcTCTGTTGGCCGCTCCACCGCCTCCCATAATAATGGAGCACGTGAATCTGGTGGACGACGACGAGAAGGATCCGCTTGCGCTGGAGCAGCTGGAGGTGTCGCCCTCTACCAAGCACACGCACAGTCTGAG ACGCCACCTGCCACGCATTATCGTGAAACCCATACCACCTGAGAAGAAGCCTATGGCGCCCAGTGAAGAGCCAGCCGTTAATCCTGCTTCTGCTCCGCCCCCGCGATTGATCTGCAGCCGACGCattcagcaacagcaacaggtcaaagcggcagctgcagcggcagcggcggcggcagcagcagcggctgcagcggcggcggccacagctcaagctcaagccgCCGCCAACTATCCATCCGCCATCTCACCTGGTAGCAAGGCCGGCTCCTCGCAAGCTTCGACCATGCGGGAGGTCCTAGCCTCAATACCCGGCTTTAGTGTTAAGCCACGTCGGAGGAGCAATAAAAAGCTGACGACAGCGGCGCAAATTGAGCAAACAAAAGATGGCAAGATCGACCTGGAGACCCCCGACTCCATACTCGCATCCACCAACCTTAGGGCGCTGTTGAACAAGCAAACGTTCTCGTTACTGCCGCCCCTCTATCAATACAATCTCATACAGCTGCTGCCCAGCGTGGATCGCGAGGCGAGCGAGCTGGAGCTACCCAGCGGCAGCGGAAGTGGAGGCAGCTCCTCGGAGGGTATAAGGCTTAGTGCCTCCTGCCTGAACAACGAGTTCTTTGCCCGAGCCTGCCTGGAATGGCGGGAGCGGTTGAGCGAAGGTGAATTCACTCCCGAGAATCAGTTAAAGTTGAAAACAGAGGCAGAGCGCGAGAAGAACAAGCTGGATCCTTGGAAACTGAAGCACTTTGAGCCCTTCTGGGGCGAAAAGAACGCCAGGAGCAAGGCTAAGACCGAAGGCGATGGCAAGGACCAGAAGCCTTCGGTTAGCGTTAAGAGTGAGCCCAAACCACCAGCAACATTGCAACAAAaaccacagcaacaacaagcaaCATGTGATAATGAGActgaattaaaatttgatttg AGCACAAAGTGCGAAACGACAGCAGCAACCACAAAAACTACAGTAGCAACAGCAGTAGCAGCTAAATCGAGCGCTCCGTCTGCCACCAGCAGCCAGAGTAATGTGTTAAACGAACAACAACGCCGAATCCTCAAACGTCCATCGAGCAGTCCTTCGCAACGCAAGCAGGCACCCACAACGATAGCCACCATAACTTTGGACGACGATCCCGACGAGCTGCCAAGCACATCGAAGGATAGCAAGCAGCCGAAGATGATCGAAATTGTTCCTAATGCGTCAGGGTTTGTTGTCGCTACCCCAGCAGCTGATGTTGTGGATAATGCCGCAAGGGATACAGAAAGCAAGGAGGAGCAAAAGCACAATCGCCAACATCAGCCACTTATCAACAGTACCTGTGATAGATTTGAGCCATCTGAGCAGTGCAGTGAGGAAGTGATCGTTGCCATGAAAAGAACGGAAGATGTAGAAGTGGTGCCGCCTGCTGCTACTGCAGCTGCCAAGCCAGCGATTGCTGTTGTTACCCCACCTGCACCAAAGCCGGAACATTTGGTAAACAACCCGGAGGTGGTCAACCACTTTGTGAGCTACTTGCAAAGCGTTGAACTAGCAGCTG ACACCAAAGCCCCTTTGGAAAACTCAACTGAGGCAGATGTAAGGACAGGAACAAACAGCCATGATTTTGTATTTGCAGATACCATTGATCACG cAGCGACAACTGCAGCCATTAAACTGGAAGAGCAATGTGGAAAGCTGGAGGACCTACCGATGCCCATTGCTAGCTCTATTTCTGGGTCGACGCCGGCCAGTTCGATTACATCCACCAGCTGCAcatcatcctcatcctccACCGCTTCGATGTCATCTTCGTGCTCCAGCAGTAATTCGGGTTCAACAACAACGGCGCCCACGACATCATCGTCGGTCGGGGCGGGGGCAGCCACAACTCCATTGACCCTGGCGGCAGCAGCCGAAACCACTTTGGCCAATGTCCAAGCCATGCTCTCAACGGTGGCCAagttgcagcaacaacagcaagagcAACAGGAATTGCCCATGGAGTTGAACTCCAATGAAATGTACCAGCATGTGCAGCACGATTGGAACTTTGGCGACATTAAGTTGAGCAGCTCGCAATCAACTGGAGATCAGCAGCGCAGTTTAAACCATGAATCTATCGATCTGATGGATGTAGTGCAGGATGCCGACGTCATCGACGACATCATGGATAACGATGTGTGTCATGAAGTTCTTgatgacgacgaggaggatgacgaagaggaggaggaagacGATGAGGTGGTGGAATGCATTacggaggagcagcaggaacAGCAGCTAATGGATGAGGACAATGAAGCGGTGCGCGAGATAGTGGACAAActgcagcaacaccaacagcaacaggaacaacagcagcaacagcaacatcagcaattGCATATCCAGGATGTGGTCCAATTGGCTCAGCATTCGTTTATGCCGCAAGCCCACAGCGAATATGGAAATGAT ATCGCCCAGGAGATGCTCTGTGACGCTGTCCCAATGTCTGCTGCCGAAATGGAGGTATCCAGCACTGTGATCACCAACAGTAGCAATAGCAACGACAGCAGTAACAATATGAGCAGCATTTGCAGTAGCAGCAACAGTCTCACCATCAATCAGCTGCCGCAGCAATCtgcgcaacagcagcagagtCAACAGAACACTCAGCCAAGTGCACCACAACAACGCCAGATTCTTGTGGATTCCAATGGTCAGATAATTGGCAACTTTTTGCTGCAACAGCaacgccagcagcagcagcagcagcaacttctGCAACAGTTCACACTTCAAGCGGCTGCCgctcagcagcaacagcagcaacaacagcagcaacaacaacaacaacagcaagcaACAAGTAGCAATGCCTTGCCCAAGACATTGCCGGTGGCCCTTCGCAACGGAGCACAACAGTTCTTGTCGCCCAACTTGTTGgcccaacaacaacatcagcagcagcaacaactggagcagcaacagcagcaggctgCTGCGCATCAGAAACAGCACCAAATTCAGCAGTTTGCCCTGCAACAGGCGCAACTACATCAGCGACAATTGCTGGCGCaagcagccaacaacaatctgatgcagcagcagcaacaacaacagcagcaaaatgtTGTGCCTGCCACCACACAGGCTAAATTCATAGCCAAACCATTAAATATCATCTCCGTGACGCGACCTGCCAATGCATCGCCtaccacagcagcaacaacagcaaatacCGCAACTATTCCGTCCGCCTACGCCAATGTTGTTGCTGTGACAGCCGCGCAACAGCAGCCATCGCCGCCAGTACCTGCCCCGCCACATCAGCAGCAAACCTcgcagcagcaccaacagcCGCTGCTGAGCAatcacaacagcaacatgcaGCAGCTGCCCACGATTCCCAATGTTCTGACGATGAAAACTCTGCCGCCCTCGGGAGTGCCAACCACAATTGCCCAGCAACGATTACAGCCCAAGATGCCAACGGGCAAGGGTCGCAAGGCCACCAGCAACCGGTTGCCACCGGGTGCGGTCAATCTGGAGCGTAGCTATCAAATCTGCCAGGCAGTAATTCAAAACAGTCCAAATCGCGAAAACCTCAAGGCTCAACTGCGCCCACCAGCAGCGATACTCCACCAGCATCAGCAGCCGACGGCGACAACGGCGGCAACACCTGTCAACCCTGTGGCCCTAAATGTCTCAACCGTGGCAGCCACACCCATGTCCAACATGACAACGGCCAGCGGGAGTGTGGCCGCAGCCGTGGCCGCGGCTCCAGTGCAGAATGTTTTGAAGCAAGAGGAGCTTTTGGTCAGCGGAGCAGTTGGAGCCGGAGCACTGCCAGCTGGACTGCCGCCGAATGTGATGGGTGTCGGTCGTCCGGGTGTATATAAG GTTATTGGTCCCAGAATGAGTGGTTTTCCGCGAAAGAAATATGTTCAAAGGAAGCCCTCGCCCACCACGCTCATTCGGCATGTTTTCAGTCCCGGACCCGGAGGAGCTACAGCTACCCCCCaacagttgcagttgctgcagcagcatcatcagtCGGCCACACCGCCAGTGCCGGTGCAAAATCCCCAGCAGGTGGCCCCGGAGCCATTAATCCACCAGAATGGCAGCGGTCAGTATGTGCTGGTGCACCGGGCCAATGTGGGTGCAGCTGACAACCAAGCGCCTAGAGCCTCAAGTGCCCCACCGTTGCATCAAAACCAG TTTGTCACCGTTCAGAATCCGCTGCACAGCATGAATGGCATTCCCATGGGAGGACGCGGGCGTCCGGCATCGGTGGACACGACAGCGGGCAGCGGCAGTGTTATGCCGCCAACCATTTCCGCCACAGATGCGttgcatcatcatcaccacgagctgcagcaacagcagcatcagcagcagcagcagcagcaaagtCAACAGCCGCAGCCGCTGGGCAATGTGGGCGCCGCCGCGAATATTGTGCGGCGCAATATCGCTGCAGGTAAATTGGTGTATTATTAG